One Dermacentor andersoni chromosome 6, qqDerAnde1_hic_scaffold, whole genome shotgun sequence genomic window carries:
- the LOC129382411 gene encoding uncharacterized protein, giving the protein MFRELSTLFTGCHVAYSMELDLHDTMYGFLWDVGVSARTWLLDANSPERLLDKVVELSLKSGVPSLLWLHQNPDSGLLSVEPARPLFAGPVLRDCSEHDSQEQLTQRVVSAIDEVTQNVDELAHDLAHLHAELSTKFVPRREAFLMKASISIKDSYSHS; this is encoded by the coding sequence ATGTTCCGAGAGTTGTCCACCCTGTTCACCGGCTGTCACGTGGCATACAGCATGGAACTCGACCTGCACGATACTATGTACGGCTTCCTGTGGGACGTTGGCGTCAGCGCACGCACTTGGTTGCTCGACGCCAACAGCCCTGAACGTCTTTTAGATAAAGTCGTGGAGCTGTCCCTGAAGTCCGGCGTGCCCAGCTTGCTGTGGTTACACCAGAACCCAGACTCGGGCCTTCTGAGCGTGGAGCCAGCGAGGCCGCTATTTGCGGGCCCGGTGCTTCGTGACTGCTCGGAACACGACAGCCAAGAGCAGCTCACGCAGAGAGTGGTCAGCGCCATTGACGAGGTCACGCAGAACGTGGACGAGCTGGCCCACGATCTGGCGCACCTGCACGCCGAGCTCAGCACGAAGTTCGTGCCTCGCAGAGAAGCCTTCCTCATGAAGGCCAGTATAAGCATTAAAGATTCATATTCACATTCTTAA